A stretch of the Aggregicoccus sp. 17bor-14 genome encodes the following:
- a CDS encoding 2-oxo acid dehydrogenase subunit E2 — MSLSARPRALRPLQRLALSGEGPGDPNAYATVEVRMDAALARMACVHAEEGQRVTVTHLVAKVAADVLRRHPEANVLLRFGRPWLRQHVTVCCLVVQRERGGKVDLGTATVADADRLSLAGLARELEQRIADVRARRDRRLESGRRNASYVPAFFMNGALALLSFVWFTLNRDLGWAGMPHDPFGSVAVTSVGSLGLERAYVAAVGYTRVPLLLAPGRVRTEPVAEAGAVRTGQVMTLSLTFDARLISVPLAARLLSELKAGLEAPDAPQG; from the coding sequence GTGTCCCTCTCTGCGCGCCCGCGCGCCCTGCGCCCGCTGCAGCGCCTCGCGCTGAGCGGAGAGGGGCCGGGCGACCCCAACGCGTACGCGACGGTGGAGGTGCGCATGGACGCGGCGCTCGCGCGCATGGCCTGCGTGCACGCCGAGGAGGGGCAGCGGGTGACGGTGACGCACCTGGTGGCCAAGGTGGCCGCGGACGTGCTGCGCCGCCACCCCGAGGCCAACGTGCTCTTGCGCTTCGGGCGCCCCTGGCTGCGCCAGCACGTGACCGTGTGCTGCCTCGTGGTGCAGCGCGAGCGCGGCGGGAAGGTGGACCTGGGCACGGCGACCGTCGCGGACGCGGACCGGCTCTCGCTCGCCGGGCTCGCGCGCGAGCTGGAGCAGCGCATCGCGGACGTGCGGGCGCGGCGCGACCGGCGGCTCGAGTCGGGCAGGCGCAATGCGTCCTACGTCCCCGCCTTCTTCATGAACGGGGCGCTCGCGCTCCTCTCCTTCGTCTGGTTCACGCTGAACCGCGACCTGGGCTGGGCCGGCATGCCGCACGACCCCTTCGGCAGCGTGGCCGTCACCAGCGTGGGCTCGCTCGGCCTCGAGCGCGCCTACGTGGCCGCCGTGGGCTACACCCGGGTGCCCCTGCTGCTGGCCCCCGGGCGCGTGCGCACCGAGCCGGTGGCCGAGGCCGGAGCCGTGCGCACCGGCCAGGTGATGACCCTCAGCCTCACCTTCGACGCGCGCCTCATCTCAGTGCCACTGGCGGCCCGCCTGCTCTCCGAGCTGAAGGCAGGGCTCGAGGCCCCGGACGCCCCCCAGGGCTGA
- a CDS encoding PaaI family thioesterase, whose product MSTTRPPSQSFTPADADFEQRVRSSFARQRVMATLGAELTTVTPGEVVIALPFREDLTQQHGYLHAAIVTAIVDSACGYAAYSLMPADAGVLTVEYKVNFLAPAAGRRFFAYGRVTKPGRTLTVTTGDVIAETDAGPKPVATILATMMTLSGRGVAG is encoded by the coding sequence ATGAGCACGACGCGGCCACCTTCTCAGTCCTTCACGCCGGCGGACGCAGACTTCGAGCAGCGCGTCCGCTCGAGCTTCGCGCGCCAGCGCGTCATGGCCACCCTCGGCGCCGAGCTCACGACGGTGACGCCGGGTGAGGTGGTCATCGCGCTCCCGTTCCGCGAGGACCTCACGCAGCAGCACGGGTACCTGCACGCGGCCATCGTCACGGCCATCGTCGACAGTGCGTGTGGCTACGCTGCGTACTCGCTGATGCCCGCGGACGCTGGCGTCCTCACCGTGGAGTACAAGGTCAACTTCCTCGCCCCTGCCGCGGGCCGCCGGTTCTTCGCATACGGACGGGTGACGAAGCCCGGGCGCACGCTCACCGTCACCACGGGTGACGTCATCGCGGAGACCGACGCGGGCCCGAAGCCCGTCGCCACCATCCTCGCGACGATGATGACCCTGAGCGGCCGGGGCGTCGCGGGGTAG
- a CDS encoding ABC transporter permease, which yields MTPLQDLRYALRTLWKSPTFTVVALLTLALGIGGNTALFTVVNAALLRPLPYAEPERLVHLYETKAQAGDFSEHEASYPDFLDWQASAPAFASLAGYVPNRVTVSGREGAEQAPAAVTTGGFFSTLGVSPALGRFYGEADDHVGAARVVVLSHEAWTRRYGADPGVLGRSVTVDGEPMVIVGVLPARFHFAPLSPSDFWMPAGPNASSSMLQRRNLFWLRVVGRLAPGVSQAAAQAQLAQVAERLAREHPASNAGSGVRVKPLREVLVGQVRPLLLGLLGAVGLVLLIACVNVANLLLARSTGRQKELAIRLALGASRGRVVQQLLTESLVLSVLGGLAGLVCAQWALEGLLAAIPALQRAKMPYLQDLSLDTPVLLFTAGVALLTGVLFGLAPALLSSRPELHGTLKGEGHGLVGPSRRRLRSALVVTEMALALVLLVGAGLLLKSLLRMSDASPGFEARGLLALELSPPGDVYDTDPKALALHAQVQERLSRLPGVKGVALVSRLPLTNEGSTIRFVVAGRPVPVSGDEPEANIRAISANYFQVMGVPLSRGRAFTEGDRANAPEVVVINRTLAERLFPGQDAVGQRVRFTFAPDQPLREVVGVVGDEKMGALDHASQPVLYTPMLQDAALNVGVALRVDGAEEVPVGLAQAVRSELRALDAGMVVGPLQTMQERVDASPWMFLRRFPTLLVGVFAGLALLLATVGVYGVIAYSVGQRVQELGVRLALGAQRGQVQRLVVRQGLGVALGGVALGALGALLLGRVLQSQLFEVSAADPAVLLGGAGVLLTVALLASWLPARRASRVDPAVALR from the coding sequence ATGACCCCGCTGCAAGACCTGCGCTACGCGCTGCGCACCCTGTGGAAGAGCCCGACGTTCACGGTGGTGGCGCTGCTCACCCTCGCGCTGGGCATCGGGGGCAACACGGCCCTCTTCACCGTGGTGAACGCGGCGCTGCTGCGCCCGCTGCCCTACGCCGAGCCCGAGCGCCTCGTGCACCTGTACGAGACGAAGGCCCAGGCAGGCGACTTCAGCGAGCACGAGGCCTCCTACCCCGACTTCCTGGACTGGCAGGCGAGCGCCCCGGCCTTCGCCTCGCTCGCGGGCTACGTGCCCAACCGCGTCACGGTGAGCGGACGGGAGGGCGCGGAGCAGGCGCCCGCGGCCGTCACCACCGGCGGCTTCTTCTCCACGCTCGGCGTGAGCCCCGCGCTCGGGCGCTTCTACGGCGAGGCGGACGACCACGTGGGCGCGGCGCGCGTGGTGGTGCTCAGCCACGAGGCGTGGACGCGGCGCTACGGCGCGGACCCCGGCGTGCTGGGGCGCAGCGTGACGGTGGACGGCGAGCCCATGGTCATCGTGGGCGTGCTGCCGGCGCGCTTCCACTTCGCGCCCCTGAGCCCCTCGGACTTCTGGATGCCGGCGGGGCCGAACGCGAGCTCGAGCATGCTGCAGCGGCGCAACCTCTTCTGGCTGCGGGTGGTGGGGCGGCTCGCGCCCGGGGTGAGTCAGGCCGCGGCGCAGGCGCAGCTCGCGCAGGTGGCCGAGCGGCTCGCGCGCGAGCACCCCGCCTCCAACGCGGGCAGCGGCGTGCGCGTGAAGCCCCTGCGCGAGGTGCTGGTGGGGCAGGTGCGCCCGCTGCTGCTCGGGCTGCTGGGCGCGGTGGGGCTGGTGCTGCTCATCGCGTGCGTGAACGTGGCGAACCTGCTGCTCGCGCGCTCCACCGGGCGGCAGAAGGAGCTGGCCATCCGGCTCGCGCTGGGGGCGAGCCGCGGGCGCGTGGTGCAGCAGTTGCTCACCGAGAGCCTGGTGCTCTCGGTGCTCGGCGGGCTCGCCGGGTTGGTATGCGCGCAGTGGGCGCTGGAGGGGCTGCTCGCGGCCATCCCCGCGCTGCAGCGCGCGAAGATGCCCTACCTGCAGGACCTCTCGCTGGACACGCCGGTGCTGCTCTTCACCGCGGGCGTGGCGCTGCTGACCGGGGTGCTCTTCGGGCTCGCGCCCGCGCTGCTCTCGAGCCGCCCCGAGCTGCACGGCACGCTCAAGGGCGAGGGGCACGGGCTGGTGGGCCCCTCGCGCCGGCGCCTGCGCAGCGCGCTGGTGGTGACCGAGATGGCGCTCGCGCTGGTGCTGCTGGTGGGCGCGGGGCTCTTGCTCAAGAGCCTGCTGCGCATGTCGGACGCGAGCCCGGGCTTCGAGGCGCGCGGGCTGCTCGCGCTCGAGCTCTCGCCTCCGGGAGACGTCTACGACACGGACCCCAAGGCGCTCGCGCTGCATGCGCAGGTGCAGGAGCGGCTCTCGCGGCTGCCGGGCGTGAAGGGCGTGGCGCTGGTGAGCCGGCTGCCGCTCACCAACGAGGGCAGCACCATCCGCTTCGTGGTCGCGGGCCGGCCGGTGCCGGTGTCCGGCGACGAGCCGGAGGCGAACATCCGCGCCATCAGCGCGAACTACTTCCAGGTGATGGGCGTGCCGCTCTCGCGTGGGCGCGCCTTCACGGAGGGTGACCGCGCGAACGCGCCGGAGGTGGTGGTCATCAACCGCACGCTCGCCGAGCGGCTGTTCCCCGGGCAGGACGCGGTGGGCCAGCGCGTGCGCTTCACCTTCGCGCCGGACCAGCCCCTGCGCGAGGTGGTGGGCGTGGTGGGGGACGAGAAGATGGGTGCGCTGGACCACGCCTCGCAGCCCGTCCTCTACACGCCGATGCTGCAGGACGCGGCGCTCAACGTGGGCGTGGCGCTGCGGGTGGACGGCGCGGAGGAGGTTCCGGTGGGGCTCGCGCAGGCGGTGCGCTCGGAGTTGCGCGCGCTGGACGCGGGCATGGTGGTGGGCCCGCTGCAGACGATGCAGGAGCGCGTGGACGCGAGCCCGTGGATGTTCCTGCGCCGCTTCCCCACGCTGCTGGTGGGCGTGTTCGCGGGGCTCGCGCTGCTGCTCGCCACGGTGGGCGTGTACGGCGTCATCGCGTACTCGGTGGGCCAGCGTGTGCAGGAGCTCGGCGTGCGGCTCGCACTGGGGGCGCAGCGTGGGCAGGTGCAGCGGCTCGTCGTGCGGCAGGGACTCGGGGTCGCGCTCGGAGGCGTCGCGCTCGGGGCGCTGGGCGCGCTCTTGCTCGGGCGGGTGCTGCAGAGCCAGCTCTTCGAGGTGAGCGCGGCGGACCCCGCGGTGCTGCTCGGAGGCGCGGGCGTGCTGCTCACGGTGGCGCTGCTCGCCAGCTGGCTGCCCGCGCGGCGCGCCTCGCGGGTGGACCCGGCGGTGGCGCTGCGCTGA
- a CDS encoding PaaI family thioesterase — protein MSDEATKTPAKGALLSLIRRARETGDLAPLTEAIPYARFLGLKLQQVEGERLCLMPYQPMLIGNSALPALHGGTLGALLESTAIFELMAQAASDRVPKIISLTVDYLRSGKAQDTWAHAVITRAGRRVANVRVEAWQEDRARPIATANVLFLVAGGASAA, from the coding sequence ATGAGCGACGAGGCGACGAAGACCCCGGCCAAGGGCGCGCTGCTCTCGCTCATCCGCCGCGCGCGGGAGACCGGAGACCTGGCTCCGCTCACCGAGGCCATTCCGTACGCGCGCTTCCTCGGGCTGAAGCTGCAGCAGGTGGAGGGCGAGCGGCTCTGCCTCATGCCGTATCAGCCCATGCTCATCGGCAACAGCGCGCTGCCCGCGCTGCATGGCGGCACCCTCGGTGCGCTCTTGGAGAGCACCGCCATCTTCGAGCTGATGGCCCAGGCCGCGAGCGACCGCGTGCCGAAGATCATCTCCCTCACGGTGGACTACCTGCGCTCGGGCAAGGCGCAGGACACCTGGGCCCACGCGGTCATCACCCGCGCAGGAAGGCGCGTGGCCAACGTGCGCGTGGAGGCGTGGCAGGAGGACCGCGCGCGCCCCATCGCGACCGCGAACGTGCTCTTCCTCGTCGCGGGCGGCGCGAGCGCGGCGTAG
- a CDS encoding 4-alpha-glucanotransferase — protein MLPPDSQRSLVAEALAALGVRHLVLSLHDPSFPGLPHEDLGRGSPYSEGAQRFLAFAHALGFTGVQLGPQGLVSEDNPSPYDSTLFSRNPLNVALPPLTEEAHGALLSKERLEALLAQRPAGPADRAQHTFAYRAQAAALQEAWKSFRARLHTSRPGSPLGELALGLETFMRENAAWLEPDGLYGALAQLHGAPYWRDWPLALDRRLYAPHPGEEAASEARRGELKEQCGEALAQYAFAQFLVHRQHAALRARLGALGLKLFGDLQIGYAPQDAWRRQALFLERYLMGAPPSRTNPEGQPWNYPVLDPRGYRLADGSPGPVLHFMQARVGKLLQEFDGVRVDHPHGLVDPWVYPPGAGDAHAAVRAGARLFSSPDLPGHPELRAWAIARPEQLQRALPRHADGWVRALEPAQVQRYGALLDTVLEAARLQGRALEDVLCEVLSTQPYPLARVMAEHGLGRFRVTQKADLANAADVYRSENAQPPDWVMLGNHDTPPIWRLAERWSASGEARAQADYLAWRLQPEPGEREAFARALARDAGLLVQAKLADLFACPARNVMVFFADLLGLTDVYNAPGTVGAHNWSLRVAPDFERAYTERLARLRALDLPLALALALRARGLAQERAGLIAALEGVRGG, from the coding sequence GTGCTGCCCCCGGACTCCCAGCGCTCCCTCGTCGCCGAGGCGCTCGCCGCGCTCGGCGTGCGCCACCTGGTGCTCAGCCTCCACGACCCGAGCTTCCCCGGCCTCCCACACGAGGACCTGGGGCGGGGCTCTCCATACTCGGAGGGAGCGCAGCGCTTCCTCGCCTTCGCGCACGCGCTGGGCTTCACCGGCGTGCAGCTGGGCCCGCAGGGGCTCGTGAGCGAGGACAACCCCTCCCCCTACGACTCCACCCTCTTCAGCCGCAACCCGCTCAACGTGGCGCTGCCTCCGCTCACCGAGGAGGCGCACGGGGCGCTGCTCTCGAAGGAGCGCCTCGAGGCGCTGCTCGCCCAGCGCCCCGCGGGCCCCGCGGACCGCGCGCAGCACACCTTCGCCTATCGCGCCCAGGCGGCCGCACTGCAGGAGGCGTGGAAGAGCTTCCGCGCGCGCTTGCACACGTCTCGCCCGGGCAGCCCGCTCGGCGAGCTCGCCCTCGGCCTGGAGACGTTCATGCGCGAGAATGCCGCGTGGCTCGAGCCGGACGGGCTCTACGGCGCGCTCGCGCAGCTGCACGGGGCGCCCTACTGGCGCGACTGGCCGCTCGCGCTGGACCGCCGCCTCTACGCGCCCCACCCCGGCGAGGAGGCGGCGAGCGAGGCGCGCCGCGGCGAGCTGAAGGAGCAGTGCGGCGAGGCGCTCGCGCAGTACGCCTTCGCGCAGTTCCTCGTCCACCGGCAGCACGCAGCCCTGCGCGCGCGGCTGGGCGCGCTGGGGCTGAAGCTCTTCGGCGACCTGCAGATCGGCTACGCGCCGCAGGACGCGTGGCGCCGCCAGGCCCTCTTCCTCGAGCGCTACCTCATGGGCGCCCCGCCCAGCCGCACCAACCCCGAGGGACAGCCCTGGAACTACCCGGTGCTCGACCCGCGCGGCTACCGCCTCGCCGACGGCAGCCCGGGGCCCGTGCTCCACTTCATGCAGGCGCGCGTGGGCAAGCTGCTGCAGGAGTTCGACGGGGTGCGCGTGGACCACCCGCACGGGCTGGTGGACCCGTGGGTGTACCCGCCGGGCGCTGGCGACGCACACGCCGCGGTGCGCGCCGGCGCGCGCCTCTTCTCCTCGCCGGACCTGCCGGGCCACCCCGAGCTGCGCGCCTGGGCCATCGCGCGGCCCGAGCAGCTGCAGCGCGCGCTGCCGCGCCACGCGGACGGCTGGGTGCGCGCGCTCGAGCCCGCGCAGGTGCAGCGCTACGGCGCGCTGCTGGACACGGTGCTCGAGGCCGCGCGGCTCCAGGGACGCGCGCTGGAGGACGTGCTGTGCGAGGTGCTCAGCACCCAGCCCTACCCGCTCGCGCGCGTGATGGCGGAGCACGGCCTCGGCCGCTTCCGCGTCACGCAGAAGGCGGACCTCGCGAACGCGGCGGACGTGTACCGCAGCGAGAACGCGCAGCCACCCGACTGGGTGATGCTGGGCAACCACGACACGCCGCCCATCTGGCGGCTCGCGGAGCGCTGGAGCGCGAGCGGAGAGGCGCGCGCGCAGGCGGACTACCTCGCGTGGCGCCTGCAGCCCGAGCCCGGGGAGCGGGAGGCCTTCGCGCGCGCGCTCGCCCGGGACGCGGGCCTGCTCGTGCAGGCGAAGCTCGCGGACCTCTTCGCCTGCCCGGCGCGCAACGTGATGGTGTTCTTCGCGGACCTGCTCGGGCTCACGGACGTCTACAACGCGCCCGGCACGGTGGGCGCGCACAACTGGAGCCTGCGCGTGGCGCCGGACTTCGAGCGCGCGTACACGGAGCGCCTCGCGCGGCTGCGGGCCCTGGACCTGCCGCTCGCGCTCGCGCTCGCGCTGCGCGCGCGGGGGCTCGCGCAGGAGCGCGCCGGGCTCATCGCAGCGCTGGAGGGCGTGCGCGGCGGCTGA
- a CDS encoding PaaI family thioesterase — protein MTREPLENKEQVIDSLNALYEAHIPHNRALGLRVVDAGTGEAWVKLPYDAKLVGNPETGVLHGGCITTLIDVACGAAVMLKLTRMVRIATLDLRIDYLRPARPGQDVVAHAECYKLTHNVAFVRALASHGDGNDPIASAQGTFILVDE, from the coding sequence ATGACGCGCGAACCCCTCGAGAACAAAGAGCAGGTCATCGACAGCCTCAATGCACTCTACGAGGCGCACATCCCGCACAACCGCGCGCTCGGCCTGCGCGTGGTGGACGCGGGCACCGGCGAGGCCTGGGTGAAGCTGCCCTACGACGCGAAGCTCGTGGGCAACCCCGAGACGGGCGTGCTGCACGGCGGCTGCATCACCACGCTCATCGACGTGGCCTGCGGCGCCGCGGTGATGCTCAAGCTCACCCGCATGGTGCGCATCGCCACGCTGGACCTGCGCATCGACTACCTGCGCCCCGCGCGCCCCGGCCAGGACGTGGTGGCCCACGCCGAGTGCTACAAGCTCACGCACAACGTGGCCTTCGTGCGCGCGCTCGCCTCGCACGGGGACGGGAACGACCCCATCGCCAGCGCGCAGGGCACCTTCATCCTGGTGGACGAATGA